Proteins found in one Candidatus Methylomirabilis sp. genomic segment:
- a CDS encoding 2-dehydropantoate 2-reductase, whose translation MRIAVVGAGALGSLYAARLALAGHRVSLLARPHAAAAIAAGGITVERGEGAAEPVRGVRVTTSPAELPGTDLLLLAVKTYHTAETLPALASLRGTLGAVCSVQNGVTKDAALAAVFGEEGVLGAMSLEGATLLAPGRVLWTSPACTTFGELDGRMTGRLEAVAAAFREAGLKAETLRNIVAATWAKFGIMVPGATLGVLSRLPLYRLYQQPTLGALFLALCREVQALAEAARVPWEDFPGLRVATLCRLPTEEGVKLLAERGRAWEDAGAKALKVSTLVDLERGRRTELPDLVGYLAGEGARRGLHLPYATILGEAALAVAEAAAG comes from the coding sequence ATGCGCATCGCGGTGGTTGGGGCGGGGGCCCTGGGGAGCCTCTACGCGGCGCGCCTGGCGCTCGCCGGCCATCGGGTGAGCCTGCTCGCGCGCCCCCACGCGGCGGCAGCCATCGCGGCCGGCGGCATCACGGTGGAGCGAGGGGAGGGGGCGGCGGAGCCGGTCCGGGGGGTCCGGGTCACGACGAGCCCGGCAGAGCTCCCCGGGACTGACCTTCTTCTGCTCGCGGTCAAGACCTACCACACGGCCGAGACGCTGCCGGCCCTCGCCTCCCTCCGCGGGACGCTCGGCGCCGTCTGCTCCGTGCAGAACGGGGTCACGAAGGACGCCGCCCTGGCTGCGGTCTTCGGGGAAGAGGGGGTCCTGGGGGCCATGAGCCTCGAGGGGGCGACGCTCCTGGCCCCCGGGCGGGTGCTCTGGACGAGCCCGGCGTGCACCACCTTCGGGGAGCTGGATGGCCGGATGACGGGCCGACTGGAGGCGGTGGCGGCCGCCTTCCGGGAGGCAGGGCTGAAGGCGGAGACCCTCCGGAACATCGTGGCCGCCACCTGGGCGAAGTTCGGCATCATGGTCCCGGGGGCGACGCTGGGAGTCTTGAGCCGGCTCCCCCTCTACCGCCTCTACCAGCAGCCGACGCTCGGCGCCCTGTTTCTCGCCCTCTGCCGCGAGGTCCAGGCCCTGGCCGAAGCCGCTCGCGTCCCCTGGGAGGACTTCCCCGGACTGCGGGTCGCGACCCTCTGCCGCCTGCCGACCGAGGAGGGGGTGAAGCTGCTCGCCGAACGGGGGCGGGCCTGGGAGGATGCGGGGGCGAAGGCCCTGAAGGTGTCCACGCTGGTGGACCTGGAGCGGGGGCGGCGGACGGAGTTGCCAGACCTGGTGGGCTACCTGGCGGGGGAGGGGGCGCGGCGGGGGCTGCACCTCCCCTACGCGACCATTCTGGGGGAAGCGGCGCTGGCTGTGGCGGAGGCGGCAGCGGGCTGA
- a CDS encoding MFS transporter yields the protein MGGERTLRTFYFCYFAAIGVTEPFLPVFFRDRGLSPAAIGGLLALLPGIQATVPFGFTALAEARGVARRLFRVAATGTVLAFAAFSLPGPVWALAAVMAAYAAIKSPLIPFANAMAFSLLAGGRERFGHLRVFGSLGYIAAALAAGFALEAAGPGVILLGGTVALLAAAAATAGPLPEPTLRGARLQEAWADLFRNRALCWFLAASFLVRVSGGTHITFFTLYLRELGIGEGLAGVAWAVGVAAEVAVMLAWPLLLRRIPLRLLLALGFGATAVRWVAVTLTAHPALLVLIQALHGLTFGVTYLASVHLVDSEVPPALRASGQALYAAVAFGVAGLLGNGLAGLLAERLALGTLFRLSGLVALVGTALFLATVRVPGAAAAPVPAPHP from the coding sequence GTGGGCGGGGAACGGACGCTCCGGACCTTCTACTTTTGCTACTTCGCCGCGATCGGCGTAACCGAGCCCTTCCTGCCGGTCTTTTTCCGGGACCGGGGTCTCTCTCCCGCGGCGATCGGCGGCCTCCTGGCCCTCCTCCCTGGCATCCAGGCCACGGTCCCCTTCGGCTTCACCGCCCTGGCGGAGGCGCGGGGGGTCGCTCGGCGGCTCTTCCGAGTGGCCGCGACGGGGACGGTCCTGGCCTTCGCGGCCTTCTCCCTGCCGGGGCCCGTCTGGGCGCTGGCGGCCGTGATGGCGGCGTACGCCGCCATCAAGAGCCCACTCATCCCCTTTGCCAACGCCATGGCCTTCTCCCTCCTCGCGGGGGGGCGGGAGCGCTTCGGGCACCTCCGGGTCTTTGGCTCTCTCGGCTACATCGCCGCCGCCCTGGCCGCGGGGTTCGCCCTGGAGGCGGCGGGCCCCGGGGTCATCCTGCTGGGCGGGACGGTGGCGCTCCTGGCCGCCGCGGCCGCCACCGCCGGTCCCCTCCCGGAGCCGACCCTTCGGGGGGCGCGGCTCCAGGAGGCCTGGGCGGACCTGTTCCGGAACCGCGCCCTCTGCTGGTTCCTGGCCGCCTCCTTCCTGGTCCGCGTGAGCGGCGGGACTCACATCACCTTCTTCACGCTGTACCTCCGGGAACTGGGCATCGGCGAGGGCCTGGCGGGGGTGGCGTGGGCGGTCGGCGTGGCAGCCGAGGTGGCCGTGATGCTGGCGTGGCCCCTTCTCCTCCGGCGGATCCCTCTCCGGCTCCTCCTCGCCCTGGGGTTCGGGGCGACGGCCGTCCGCTGGGTCGCGGTGACGCTCACGGCGCATCCGGCGCTGCTCGTCCTGATCCAGGCCCTGCACGGCCTGACCTTCGGCGTCACCTACCTGGCCTCGGTGCACCTGGTGGACAGCGAGGTCCCTCCCGCCCTTCGGGCGAGCGGGCAGGCCCTCTACGCCGCCGTCGCCTTCGGGGTGGCGGGGCTCCTGGGCAACGGTCTCGCGGGATTGCTCGCGGAGCGCCTGGCCCTCGGAACGCTCTTCCGGCTGAGCGGCCTCGTGGCCCTGGTCGGAACGGCCCTGTTCCTCGCGACCGTGCGGGTCCCGGGCGCCGCCGCGGCGCCGGTCCCGGCCCCGCACCCCTGA